Part of the Ochotona princeps isolate mOchPri1 chromosome 15, mOchPri1.hap1, whole genome shotgun sequence genome, AATGACCCCCTTGTCAGTAACCACCCCCATCAAGGGTGACCCCCGACCCTACAAGGCATCTGGGGCTTGCTCAGGCACCCATGTTCAGCTTGCTCTTGGGGTAATCACTAAGGAAGGAGCTGCAGCCTTCAGCAGGCAGTAGGGAAGAAGTGAGGTCAGGAATCAGATGCCCCGGCCCCCCCAACACCTGCTCGGTGCAGAGACCCAGTCTCTAGGCACGAGTTCCCGCAGTGGGGACCTGAATTCTCCCCCAAGATGGGCATGAACTCGGCTATTCCCTGGAACCTCCTCCTGACAGCTTCTTGCCAGAAGGCCCGTCAGTCCCTTGCAGGCAGATACACCAGCCTACCTGTGTGGCCAAGTTCACATTCTACATCCCAGAGCCAGAGGGAGGCGCCAAGGATTATAGGGTGGAGCAAGACCTGCAAAGGGGAAGAAAGGGTTCTGGTTGTGGGAGCAGGTCTTGGGGTTACAGTaccatccaggagccagggacaggaTCCCTGAGACCTTAAGGTGCCCCCACCCCAAGCATCCTCTGCCAGGCTGGGTGAGCAAACCAAGGTGGCACCACATGGACAAGGATTTGGCACCtgtgctgttttatttcttcaactGTGCGACTGAAGGCAGCACCATGCAggccagctggggtgggggcctCAGTAGCCCCTGCACACTTGCTGTCTTCACTTCCGCTGGGAGCTCATGAGTTCACATAATGGCTTGCTCCCAGCATGTCCCAGAAAGGCTCCAAGGGCAGAGCCAGCACCAGCAGGGATGTGGCCTGAGCCGTCCCGCCTGGCCTCAGTGTGTCTTGCCCTGGCCCTCAGAGATGACGTCCTCGGGCGGGGCGCGCATATACCACTCCACCCAGGAGCCATCGTAGATGGGCACATCAGGTTTGCCGCAGAGGTAGGCCCCTAGGGCTACGTGGCAGGCGGTGACTCCCGAGCCACAGGTGGCCACCAGTGGTCGGGACAAGTCAACCTTCTTCTCCTGGAACAGGTGCTGGATCTCCTCGGGGCTCTTCTCCAGGCCCTCTGGGGTCAGGAACTCTGTGAAGGGGATGTTCACGGTGCCGGGGATGTGGCCAGGCTCAATGCCTGCAGTggaaaggaggaagacagagagctgGCATGAGTGGGACATGTGGGTCTGTGAGCCTCCCAGGCAAGCAGAGGGCTAACTCCTGTATAGGCACACTGTGCAATCAGTGCTCCCCACCGGGAGACCTGGGCACTGTGGAGAcatgttcccatttcacagacagatACGCTGAGAGAGCAGACCAGCTCAGGTCAAAGTCCCAAGCAAATGACCTTCCTATGGCCCCCAAATCATGAACAAGAATCCTGTCTGGCATGAAGTTGGGATTGGGTAGGGCACAGGCAGTCTCAGGAATTATAAGCATGTGGTTGCTATTAGAGGATTTGAGTACTACATGCCCATGCCGGCACTGCTGGGGCCCCTCCCATGTATATTCTGTTCTCAGAGCACAACACAGAGGTCCCCTACAACTcgcctcccagcaggtgcaaaagTTGGGGCAGCACACACAGCCCCACTCAACAGACACAGAACCCAGGCCCAGGGAAGACTCACTTTACGGAGGCCCACTCAGAGCAGTCCCTAATTCAGGGCAAGGCTAGGACTACCCTGGCCCTGCGGGCGCAGcacacctcccctctctctggacCAATGCAGCTCGTGATGGGCACACATGGCTAGGCCTCAGGTTCTGGGTTGGGCATCATGAACTGCAGCAAGTGCTCCAACTCTTCCCTACCAGCCGAGATGCCAGTGAAGCATCAGGTCCTTGCACCCCTGACACAAGGCCCGCCGGGTGTGTGTCATTACCACCCACTTTCCAGGTGAATGAGCGTCACTGAGGCAAGCATTCAGCACCTCCACGTTAAAGAGGCAGAGCCAGCGAGCCATACATGAGTGATGTCACTTCCCGGCTCTCCAGCATCCCTGCGTGTCCACACGTGGAGCTAGGTGCTCCGTGCACTCACTCTCACTTAACCCTCACCTCGTCTGTTCTGCTCTCAGATCCTGCTTCCAGGTCACACCTGCAGAAGCTGCGGCTTAGAGACTGGACAAACTCCCAGGCGTCACACGTCAGTGCTACCTGGGGCACAGCTTTGCCAGCTGCCCCATGCTACTCCACTCCCTGGAGCTCAGCCACTCACCCAACAACTgaggctatgccaggccaaaTTGCCACCTGCACAGCCACATCATGGGTTGGCTCTCAGCAGGTGCATGGCTATTGTGTGGCAGGAACATTCTGTATTTGCCCAACTTCTCTGTGGTGCTGACTTTATGCCAAGTCCTGGGCCAGTCAtcaggagctgggacaggctgtgACCCAGGGGGTTTGGAGGCTCAGGACAGAAAGTTGAGCCCTGATCTCGGAACCAGGGGCTCCATCCAGGGAGAACTCCCTAGAGGCAGTGAACTTCCTCAGCTTTTTGCAACCTTGCAGGTTTGAGATAATTGCCTGGGGAAACATGTGGGCTTCTGAGACCCCGGGCCAGGTGGCATCCTGCCATGCCTTCCTCCTCTGCACAGTGACAAGCAGCACCTAATGCCATGTAAATGGTTGTCACACTGGGCACAGcgctgtggcagagtgggtaaagctgtcacctgcaatgtcagcatcccaacgGGCACCATGTTCTGGCTGcagcacttctgattcagcttcctaccaatgtgctgggaaaaagcagtggaaaatggtccaagtgtttgagtcctttCTGCTGATCCtccttgtgggagactggaaggagctcctggctttgggctggctcagcattggccattacagctatctgggaagtgaaccagtagatggaagagatctctctcctttcaaataaataaatacaatctttaaaaaaaaaacttagttgtCACACCGTATTGTCTGGGGGATACTAAGTGACACATAGATACTCAAATGAAAttgtttccaattaaaaaacatttattcacttatttgaaagtctgagtcacagagagaccattcagctggttcactctccagactgCCATAATGGCGGAGACTGGGccagccggaagccaggaactgagagcttcttctaggtttcccatgtaggtgcaggtgtctaagcacttggggcatcttctgttgcctttcctgggtcattagcaaggagctagatcaaaagtgaagcagccagtgcccatatggaactctggcatggcactgcaggcagcagcgttAGCTGCTATGCCATAACGCTTTCggctaaaatattttccattcgGAGTTGATTAAGTCTGGGATGGGGCAGCTGCGGTCAGAGCACAGAGACAATACCTGCTTTGCCtgctctgcatacccctcctccCATAGGATACAGGGCTGTCCCACAGTTTGCAGGCCTAGGAAACCCATCCTGGGGCAGCAGTCTCCTGGAGCTTGTTCGGCTCAGACATCAGCACCCTGGTTTCACCTCCACGGAGAAACCCTCTGGTTTACCAGATTCTGGGCCTGTCCCCTTGAGATCTTCCAAAACTGGAACCCACATACACATGGAGCCTGGGCGAGGGTGGCTTGGGTCCTGGTACTAACGCAAGCATGGACTGGGGGCAGTTGCAGAGCAAAGTGCAGGAAGGGATGTGGGGAGAACATCTTTTCTTCCCTGGTCAATCCACAACCCTGGTGCAGAATACAAGTCCCGCCCCCCAGCAGTGTCCTTTAAAGGCAAGGTCAAGGCCCAGGATGGTGGCCCCCGACACCCCCAGCATTCCCAGAGACCTGTCGGCCACCCTAGTCCCGCGGGCACTGTTACCGTCTCGGGGCTCGGGCTCGGTGCCACGGAAGCGGCCAGCCGCACGAGCATCCACCACCTGGAAGTGTCGGGCTTCTAGGTTCTCCTTGATGTCCTCGTAGGTCTTGATGAAGGCAGGATTGAGTTGCGCGCGAAACTCGGCGGGCGACGGGTGACTCTTGCCGGAGCTGAGTGGGAGCCCCTGGCGCTGCCAGTGGCGGAGGCCCCCGTCCAGCAGTGACACGGTGCGGTGGCCGAAGGCCCGGAACATCCACCAGATTCGCGGCGCCGCGTACAGGCCTTGCTCACTGGCGTCGTAGACCACCACATGCGTGGCGGTGCCCACGCCCAGGCGGCCCACGTACTCGGCGAAGTGCTCGGCGCGGGGCAGCATGTGGTCGTAAGGCGAAGTGCGGTCGCTGCACTGGTCAATGTCAAAGAAAACGGCGCCCGGGATGTGGCGCTCCTCAAATTCACGCCGCGCATCGCGGCCCAGCTTGGGCAGGTACCAGGAGGCGTCGAGAACCTGCAAAGGCTGCCCCGCACGTGGGGCCCTCAGCGCCTCGGACAGCCACTGAGCAGACACCAGTGCGCGAAAGAACTGGGAAGTGGCCATGGCGGCAGGGTCAGAGACACTGGGGCTGCTGGCCTGCACGACAAACGAGGATGTTAGGAGGTTGGCAGCccgcactgtggcacagcagcaaACTTCCGTGCCCtgaagctgaggctgggccagaggcAGGGGTGTGAACTGCAGGGGAAGGTGGAACCAGGCTGgccggggctggggacagagtcCAGAGAATTGCCTAAGTTACAAGGCATGAACTTTGGTCTCTGGGGGCTGCCTGGCCAGACCTTGCATATACACAGCTGGGAGGGACCAGAAGACCCAGGAGCATCGGAGGAAGGGCTGGTGGAGTGGAAACTCTTACTGCTAAGAACTGGAGAAGGGCAGGTGCTTTCAAACATAACTGAATTTCATTCACAACCACCCAGAACCATTCCCTCATTCAATCTAACATAGGAGCCCTATATAGGAGCTGGGGAGCTGGGCTTGGTTGGAGTGCTAGCTGTGTGCCCTTCACACGGGTTTCACCATATCTGCCACTAAACAACCCTGGCACCATAGACTGAGTTCTTTATTGCACAGTCTTCAGAGGGTTGGTCTGCTGTTATTGTCTCACAGAGTGAAGAAGAGCATCACCTCGGGCAGCCTGGCCGTGGAGGCCAGACTGCCCAGGAACAGGTGCCATTCTGCTGGTTCTGCCAGCCCAGACAGGCCCAGTCTGCTCTTCCAGCCAGGACCCTTCTTCGAGCAGCCCCAGCTGTCGGCTGGCTCCCCATACTTCCTCTCCTGAGCTGTTCCTGCTTGCCCATGGCAGAGACGCCACCAGCCAGCCCCCAACAAGCCGTGGGTCCTGCTGCTGGTAACCCTGCTTCGTTCCCATATGCCTTCGTGCAGGTTAGAGGAATAAGCCCTTTCTGCATAGCAGTGGAAGAgcccctgtcagggctcacagctgGGTACATGGCCACCTGGAATGAGGGGTGGGCAGAGAGCTGGCCTGGACGAGTGTCCTGCTCAAAACCAGGAGGAAGATCTAGCTCAGCCTTGGCATAGCAAGCCTGTTGGTGGGAGGTGGATGGGCAAAAGCAACTATGGAACCAGGGGCGTGAGAAGCATGGCAGACGCCGGCTAGGACCGGGCTGAAGCGGTTGGGAAGCCGGCGCCAACAGTGCACAGACCTAAAGGCAGGACaaaggttttttggtttgtttgtttgttttgtttttaagggaaGAGGTAAACAAAGGCAGAACTGGCCACGTGAACTGCGCCGGGCTTAGGGATTGGGCCCAACCTTGGCTCCACTTGTCCAGCGCGTCCCCGCCGCGCACTGGCTCTCTCCCTACTTTCTGAAAAGTTTTGGCCGGGCCGCCCGAAGAGGGCTGTCTCGGGCAGCGCGCCACACGGCGGGGACAGTCGCCCAATGGAGGGGCGCGCCGCGCAGGCCTGGGCGTGTGTTACTTTCGCTTCACTGCACCGAGTTCTCTCCGCGGGGCCTCGGTGGCAGGGGGGCTTCTCTCTGAATGGCTTTGTtgccccctctctcctcttcctgcccTTGCGGTTGGCACCAAGCTCACCCACCCACTGTTCCCTACTCACCACTCACCCCCGATCCCTACGCTTAGGGAGAACCCAGGGGCACCATAGCCATCCTTCCATCCTCCACCCGGGCTCCGCGAGGGAGCCTGCGCCGCCTCCCATTACGGAAAGGCAGGGACGACGCAGCAGTTAGGCGGGTCTCCCAGCCTCCCGGCTCCGTCACggcgccccctcccctcacccacCGCCGTCCCTTCCTCCCGCCACCAACCTGCGGCCGGCCAAAGGGAGGAGACTCGGGCACAGCCCACCGCCGCGGCCACTCGGAGCCGCGGCGCCTTCCACTGGCCGGGCCGTGGGAGGGGGACGCCCGTGGCTCCGCGTCCGGCCCCGCGCCGCGCCCCCGCAGTCCCGCGCCCACCCGCCAGCTACTCGCAGAGAGTGCCAAGCTCTGAGCACCGAGAGGCGGCTGGGGAACCGCGCGATGGCGCGGGGTTCGACGCGGTGGGAGGGAAGGGTCCCCCCCTCTGGGACTGCGCGCGATGGTGCTGGCCGCCGAGGCAGCTGCGGGCTCTGGGTTTGAACTGGCCAACTTGTCCCGGAGGGCAGGGGCGATTACAGGCGGCAGCGAGGGCGAGTGAGTGAGTGCGGCGCGACGCCCCGGGTCTGGTCGCTGACCGGGCTACCTACGGCATGGGGGAGGGACCCTGTAGTAATGGCTGGGCGAGGCGCCCCGGCCCCAGTTAGGGCAATGGACACCGAGCTGGGGCCGGATTGGAACGCCTGGAGGCGTATGCCAGGGCGTGCGCGGGGCTCGGGCGGAGCGCTTCCTGAGCGCTCATCTTGGGAAGAGGGATTCGGAGCCTGAAAGTGTCCTGTCCCTTCATGCTGGGTGTCTGTTTCCCCTGCTCACAGGCAAGATCAGATTGCAAGGCCACAAGCCTCCGCCAGCTCCCCCCAGTGGAGGGCGGCCCGGGGGTGCTCTGGCCCCACCCCGTCTGCGCCCGGCATTGGTGGGCCTGGGCTAAGGGGCGGGACTGGCCTTTCCCCTGGGACTTGGCTCTCCCGGGGCGGCTAGGGTGCGGTTGACCCGGTGTTGGCTGGGGAGAGTGCTGTAGGAAGGCCAGCGCTGCCTCCCAGACCTCTCACTCGCGTCTCCTTCCCGGTCCCCCTGCGTGCCAGGTGATTCGTGGAGCTGAAGGCATGGTTAAGCAGGTGCTGTACCGGGCACTGGTGTCCACCAAGTGGCTGGCAGAGTCAGTCCGGGCAGGCAAGGTGGGATCCAGCCTACGGGTGCTGGACGGGTCATGGTACTATCCGGGCACGCGCGACGCCCGCAAAGAGTACCAGGAGCGCCATGTGCCGGGCGCTTCCTTCTTCGATATCGAGGAATGCCGGGACACCGAGTCGCCCTACCCAATGATGCTGCCCAGCCCATCGGGCTTCGCCGACTATGTGGGCCGCCTGGGCATCAGCAACGACACACACGTGGTGGTGTATGACGGCGACCACCTGGGTTCATTCTATGCTCCGCGGGTCTGGTGGATGTTCCGCGTGTTTGGCCACCGCACTGTGTCTGTGCTCAACGGTGGCTTCCGGAATTGGCTGAAGGAAGGCCACCCGGTGACGTCGGAGCCCACCCGGCCAGAGCCGGCGGTGTTCAAggccaccctggaccactccctGCTTAAGACCTATGAGCAGATGCTGGAAAACCTGGAGACCAAGAGGTTCCAGATGGTGGATTCCAGGGCCCAACCCCGCTACCTGGGCATTGAAGATGTGGAGCTGACCGCAGCAGGTGTGTGTCCAgggggcagaggaaggagggcagtggTCCCTAGAGATGCCATGGGGGCACAGGGTGGCTGGGACCTTCTCTGAGTTCAACCTTTAGTTCTCCAAGGCAGGCCTCAATCTTTTTATCTATAAAATAGGAAGGTTCAGCCAGCCCAAAAGGCTTTACAGGATGCACGCGTCCTCCTAACTGTGGACTTGGGCTTATAAGTGGCCTGGCATCCACAAGCTGCTACTGCCAGGCACCTGCCCCCTCATGTGGCACCGCTGGGCAGAAGCTGCCCAAGGACCCTCCTAGCTTCCTCAGGGCCTCACTGGCCCCTCAGAAACCCTTACAGACACCCACTGAGCCCTTCCCCAGGGACGCTGCCTTTGTCTGAGCACCTTGCCCCTGGGGCCCCAGAGTAATGTTTGCAAAAGGTGGGCCAGGTTCATAACCTTGGCGTGACTGAGCTGTGGCAGCACTGCCCTCATGTGCCAGATCCTTGATCTTGTtgcactcttccatccatcaagGTTGCTTAAGAcctggcccctgccccccagCTGAGTGTGGGGCCACCAAGACATCAGAATGTTGTTACTCAGCTCAGTAGCAcaatcaggatttgaacccagcacTGCCTTGTTTCAAATTAGCACTCTAAATGAGAATTCTCCCTGTACCAAGCCACCCCCACttcccagggctggggagaggagaaCCCCTTTATTGGATGTCCACTGAGAGGTGGCTTGCAGGCTGAAGGGCCAGGGTCTCCAGAGGGCACCTGCTGAGTTCTAGAAGTTCCAACCACAGGGAAGCTGGGAGGTCTTGCCATTTCTTGGGGCCTGGAACTGAAGTCTTGCTGCCACCACTCCAGCCTCACCTATAACTCAGACTCAGACTGGTCCTAGGTCCCCCAGTTGGCCAGCACCTCCCtggtggctctctctctctctggtcactgCCCCCCTCCTTCCTTTGCGGGCTCTAACTCACCTGCAACATTTTACCCAACTtgttaaaaaatgtatctttctttCTGAGCTTGGCAAGAGCAGGAAAAAGCAGTTTGCTCCCTCTTGGGACTGGCCTACAGATCAGCCTGCCTCTAGACAGAGAGGGGACTGGGGCACACAGGATTGGGGGGAAAGGGCAGCTCAACGCCCCAGGGCCAGCGAGGGCAGAGTCAGGGGACCCAGTCCCCAGCATGGCTTTTCCAGGGCGCTTGCTTGTCCTGCATGGCTTGTTCTCTGAAGGTCTGGGAGTTGAAGACTCAAGCTCACTTGGCACCTCTCAGAGAGACACTGTTGACACAGAACACCACCCGACAAGCCCCTCCTGGCCTTGGTCCATGACACCTTTTCTTTCTGGGACTTCAGCTGTCAAGAGGGGGGTGGAGGGGGCGGTGCCGGGAAGAAGTACCCTGGAACAAACTGGGACATAAGGGCAAAGGGGGAGCTTGGGActgccaggcccagcctcctCACTCCCTATTTACAGAGGGTGCAAGGAGGGGGCAAGCAGCCTGCTCTGCACTTGCTGGAGTCCCCAGCCTGTGCCACCCTCTCTGGGTCCCCACTGGAATACCAGGAAACACAATTCTTAGCACAGCTGCTCCTTGGCAGTATTACCCCAGTCCTGTGGCTTGACCTCACTGGGCTCCCTCACTGTGAACTGAGAAGCACCCTAGCAGCCCTCCCTGCCAGGAGCAGCTAGACTTGGAGAAGAGGAAGTAACCCTACAGAGACTGGGGCCACCTGCAACTGTGTCCCCAACGTGCCACTTCCTCCCCTCATTCTCTTAAGAGGTGTCTTGGGGACATAGGAGGTTCAGCCAAGCATGGGGTCCTCAGCATGGCCCTGAGATCCACATGCTGGCCACTTCCTCCCACATTTCTCCTCTGGCCTCTGTGTGCCTTCTGGTCCTGTTGTGTGAGAAGTGTGGAGTGGGAGGCAGAGTCCACCTGTTTACCTGCAGGTCCCAGATGGTCTCTGGGAAGGGCATTCACCTATCCATCTCCCgggtgaggggagagagggatGAGAGCAGTGAGGTCTGTAAGTACTCCGGCAGACCCATCCTGCAGGATCCATCCCAGGCGGGGATAGAGGAAGAGATGCTTGTATAACAGGTGGAGCAAGCACAGCTCAAGCCCTGTGAAAAGGCATCCAAGTGAAGCCCTTCCCAGGGCCACTGCTGTGGGTGGGGTGAGCTGGAAGCAAACCTGGGGTTAGGAGGAGGTCATGGTGCCAGGCATGGCTTGGCTATTGCAATGGGCCCCGGGGCCAATAGGCCTGTGTTTCTTCCTGCCAGGCCTGGGGGCGAGGCGGGAGGCacaggtttgtgtgtgtgggtgggggagcTCAGAAAGTCCTGATTGGATTTTCCTGGCTGATAACTTCCACATCTGTCCTTACTCATCAAGGTAGGGGTGGCGTGCTGACTCGGC contains:
- the MPST gene encoding 3-mercaptopyruvate sulfurtransferase — encoded protein: MATSQFFRALVSAQWLSEALRAPRAGQPLQVLDASWYLPKLGRDARREFEERHIPGAVFFDIDQCSDRTSPYDHMLPRAEHFAEYVGRLGVGTATHVVVYDASEQGLYAAPRIWWMFRAFGHRTVSLLDGGLRHWQRQGLPLSSGKSHPSPAEFRAQLNPAFIKTYEDIKENLEARHFQVVDARAAGRFRGTEPEPRDGIEPGHIPGTVNIPFTEFLTPEGLEKSPEEIQHLFQEKKVDLSRPLVATCGSGVTACHVALGAYLCGKPDVPIYDGSWVEWYMRAPPEDVISEGQGKTH
- the TST gene encoding thiosulfate sulfurtransferase; amino-acid sequence: MVKQVLYRALVSTKWLAESVRAGKVGSSLRVLDGSWYYPGTRDARKEYQERHVPGASFFDIEECRDTESPYPMMLPSPSGFADYVGRLGISNDTHVVVYDGDHLGSFYAPRVWWMFRVFGHRTVSVLNGGFRNWLKEGHPVTSEPTRPEPAVFKATLDHSLLKTYEQMLENLETKRFQMVDSRAQPRYLGIEDVELTAAGLPLGHIRGSLNMPFMDFLTEEGFEKSPEELRAMFQTKHVDLSQPLIATCHKGVTACHIALAAYLCGKPDVAVYDGSWSEWCLRAPPETRVSQGTDGKA